DNA sequence from the Schlegelella aquatica genome:
GTCGCCTTCGGCACCACCATGTCCGCCTTCTGGATCCTGAGCCTGAACTCCTGGATGCAGACCCCCGCCGGGGTGGAGATCGTGGACGGCGAGTTCCACGTGCGCTCCTGGTTCGAGGTGGTGTTCAATCCCTCGTTTCCCTATCGGCTTGCGCACATGCTGATCGCTTCGGGGCTGACGGTGGCGTTCCTGCTGGCGGGGCTCGCGGCCTGGCAGCTCTTGCGCGGCGCCGCCCACCAGGCCACCCCGGTGGTGCTGCGCACGGGGCTCACGCTCGCCGCGGCTCTGATCCCCTTGCAGATCCTCGTGGGCGACCTGCACGGCCTCAACACGCTCGAGCACCAGCCGCAGAAGATCGCCGCCCTCGAAGGCATCTGGGAGACGGAACGAGGCGCCCCGCTGCTGCTGTTCGCGGTGCCGAACGAGGCCGAGCGACGCAACGAGTATGCGGTGGGCATTCCGCGCGCCGGCAGCCTCATCCTCACCCACGAGTGGGACGGCGAGATCAAGGGGTTGTCGGAGTTCGAGGGTCGGCACCCCCCGGTCGCCCCGATCTTCTTCGCCTTTCGCCTCATGGTGGGGGTGGGACTGCTGATGCTGGCCGTCAGCTGGGTCGGCTGGTGGATGGCACGCAGGCGCCGCTGGGAGGCGGGGGCCTTGCCGCGACCGCTGCTGTGGACGCTGGCGGGCATGACGTTCTCCGGTTGGGTGGCCACCGTGGCGGGCTGGTACGTCACGGAGATCGGCCGCCAACCGTACATCGTGTTCGGGCTGCTGCGCACCGCGGAGGTCGCCTCCGACGTGCCCTCCCCGATGATCGCGGCGACGCTCACCGCCTACTTGCTGCTCTATGCCGTGCTGACGCTGGCGTACGTGGCCGTGCTGAAGTACCTGGCGGAGAAGCCCGAGGAGGTGGTCGCGCAGGAACGAGCCGACGAGGCGCGCACGCCCGTCGGCGCCCTGACCCCCCCGCTGCCCGCATCCCAAGGAGAACGCGCATGACGACGCTCGAGACCGTGCTGCCCGTGATCTTCATGGGCCTGATGGGGCTGGCCATGCTGGCCTACGTCGTCCTGGACGGCTACGACCTGGGGGTGGGCATGCTGATGCTGCGCGCCAGCGATGCGGAGAAGGACACGATGGTCGCCTCCATCGGGCCGTTCTGGGACGCCAACGAGACGTGGCTGGTGCTGGGCGTGGGCATTCTGCTGATCGCGTTCCCCAAGGCCCATGGGGTCGTGCTCACCGCCTTGTACCTGCCCACCGCGGTGATGCTCGTCGGGCTGATCCTGCGGGGGGTCGCGTTCGACTTCCGCGTCAAGGCACGGGCGCAGCACAAGCCGTTGTGGAACCACGCGTTCTTCGCCGGCTCGACGCTGGCTTCGCTGGCGCAGGGGTGGATGCTCGGCCGCTACGTCACCGGCTTCGCCGAAGGCGTGCTGCCCACCGCGTTCGCGGCCGTGATCGCGCTCGCGCTGCCGGCGGCCTATGTGTTGCTGGGGGCCACCTGGCTCATCTTGAAGACGGAGGGCGAGCTGCAGCGCCGCGCGATCGACTGGGCCAAGGCGGCCTGGGTGCCGGTGGTGCTGGGCATGGGGATGATCTCGCTGGCCACGCCCTGGGCGAGCGAGACCGTGCGCGAACGGTGGTTCAGCATGCCGGCGTTCATCGCGCTGCTGCCCATCCCGCTCACGACCGCGCTCGCCCTGGGCGCCGTACGCGCGCTGCTCAACTCCTCCCGCATCCGCGGCAAGCTGTGCTGGGTGCCCTTCGTGCTCGTGATCGCGGTGTTCGTGCTCGGCTTCTTCGGCCTGGCCTACAGCCTCTACCCCTACGTCGTGATGGACCGCATGACCCTGTGGGAGGCCGCGAGCGCCACGAACTCCCTGGTCGTCATCCTGATTGGCGCGGCGATCACGGTGCCGGCGATCATCGGCTACACCATCTTCGCCTACCGGGTGTTCTGGGGCAAGGCGACCCCGCTGAGCTACGGCTGATCTTCGGCCCCGATCCTGTGCAGGTAGGGCCCGCGCGGCGACCGGACCACGAGCGGCACGGGTGGCGGGCGCTTCTGCCCGGTGCGGCCCCCTCAGCGCGGCTGACCGTCGGGATCGAAGCCCGGGGCCGCCGGCAGACGGGCGAGTTGCAGGGCCTGGGCGGACGGGGCCTCGCCCAGCGTCGTCACCGCCCCGAGGGCCCAGTCCTGGGCGCCGCCCGCGCGGCGGTAGCGCCACTGCACGTGGCGCCGCCAGGCGCCCGCCCGCTCCACCGTGCGATCCACCACGAGTTGCAGCCGCCCCCGCTCGGCGAGCTGCGAGGTGGCAAGGAGCAGCGCCTGATGCACCAGGGGCCCGGGAGCCCGCTCGGCCCAGACGGTGCAGCGCCCGTCGGCGCTGACGGCGAGCAAGACGGGCTCGGCCGTCGCGCGCGCGGCCAGCACCGCGCCGTACCCGCCGTCCAACAGGGTGCGCGCGCCTTCGTCGCTCGCATCCAGGGGTTCGAACCCCTGCGTCAGCGCCCAGTCGACGACGGCCGTGAGAGCGCCTTCGTGGCGCACGCAACCCTCGATGAAGACGCGCACGGCCGCGTGGGCGAGCGGCGCGGCGGCAGCGCCGGCCCCCACACCGGAGGCCGAACCGGAGGCCGAACCGGAGGCCGAACCGGAGGTCGATGGCGCATCGGTGGATGCGCCGGGCGGCGTGGCCGCGGCGGGCGGGGCCGCGGGGGCCCGGCCGGCGGCAGAACCAAGGGGCCCGAGCGGGCTGGCGGTGACCACCCCCGTGCCCGCCGGGGCGGGCGAGGTGACGGCCGGCTCCTGAGCGCCTGCGACGAGCCCCCAGCCCGCCAGCAGCGCGGTCAGAGCGCCGGCCGACCAGCCCCGCGCTCGGCGCTGGGGAGCGGGCAGGAGGGTCCTACGAGGCACGGTGCGGCTCACGTCAGTCCCGGCGCCTTGCGTGCGTGCTCAGAGCCGCTCGGCGACCCAGCCCTGGACCGAGGCGAGAGCCGGGCCGAGCTTGGCCGGCTCGGTGCCACCGGCCATCGCCATGTCGGGCTTGCCGCCGCCCTTGCCGCCCACCTGCTGGGCGACGAAGTTGACCAGCTCGCCCGCCTTGACCTTGGCCGTCGCGTCGGGCGTGACGCCGGCGGCCAGTTGCACCTTGCCGCCGTCCACCGCCGCGAGCACGATGGCCGCGGACTTGAGCTTGTCCTTGAGCTTGTCCATCGTCTCGCGCAGCGCCTTGGCGTCGGCGCCGTCCAGCGTGGCGGCCAGCACCTTCAGGCCCTTGACGTCCACCGCCTGGGCCAGCAGCTCGTCGCCTTGCGCAGCGGCCAGCCGGGCCTTGAGCGTGGCGACCTCCTTCTCGAGCGAGCGCACCTGCTCGAGCACCTGCGAGACGCGCTTTTGCAGCTCGGCCGGCGTGGCCTTGAGGGTCGAGGCGGTCTGCTGCACGGTCGATTCCAGCGACTGCAGGTAGGCCAGCGCGTTGTCGCCGGTCACGGCCTCGATACGGCGGATACCGGCGGCCACGCCTCCTTCGGAGACGATCTTGAAGAGGCCGATGTCGCCCGTGCGGCGCACGTGCGTGCCGCCGCACAACTCGCGGCTCGTGCCGATGTCCAGCACGCGCACCTGGTCGCCGTACTTCTCGCCAAACAGCATCATGGCTCCGAGCTTTTGCGCCTCCTCGATGGGCATCACCCGTGCCTGTGTGTCGGCGTTGGCCAGGATCTCAGCGTTGACCAGGGCCTCGATGCGGCGGATCTCCTCCGCGGTGAGCGGCGCGTGGTGCGAGAAGTCGAAGCGGGTGCGCTCGGGCGTCACGAGCGAACCCTTCTGCTGCACGTGGGGGCCCAGCACCTCGCGCAGGGCCTTGTGCATCAGGTGCGTGGCGCTGTGGTTGCGCACCGTGCGGGCGCGCTTCTCGCCATCCACGCGGGCGCTCACGGTGTCGCCCACCTTGATCTCGCCTTCGACCACGCGGCCGTGGTGGCCGTACACGTCAGCCTGGATCTTCTGCGTGTCTTCGACGAGGAAGCGGCTGGTGTTGTTGCGCAGCTCGCCCGTGTCGCCCACCTGACCGCCGGACTCGGCGTAGAACGGCGTGTGGTCGAGCACGATCACGGCGTCGTCGCCCGCGCGGGCGGACGGCACCGCCGTGCCGTCCACGTACACCGCGACCACCTGGCACTGCTCATGCACCAGTTTGTCGTAGCCATGGAAGGTGGTGGGCACGCCAGCGTACTCCAGGCCTTGCGCCATCTTGAACTTGCCGGCCGCACGGGCCTGCTCGCGCTGGCGCGCCATGGCGGCGTCGAAGCCGGCCGCGTCCACCGTCACGCCGCGCTCGCGGCAGACGTCGGCGGTCAAGTCCAGCGGGAAGCCGTAGGTGTCGTGCAGCTTGAAGGCCGTCTCGCCGTCGAGCTCGCTCTTGCCCGCCTGAGCCAGCGTCGCGAGCGCCGACTCCAGGATCTCCATGCCGTTGGCAATGGTCTGGAAGAAGCGCTCCTCCTCCTGCTTGAGCACGTCAGTGATGCGCTCTTGCTGCTGGCGCAGCTCGGGGTAGGCCTCGCCCATCTCCTTGACGAGCGCGGGCACCAACCGGTGGAAGAACGGCGCGCGCGCGCCGAGCTTGTAGCCGTGGCGGATCGCGCGGCGGCAGATGCGGCGCAGCACGTAGCCGCGGCCCTCG
Encoded proteins:
- a CDS encoding NMCC_0638 family (lipo)protein; amino-acid sequence: MPRRTLLPAPQRRARGWSAGALTALLAGWGLVAGAQEPAVTSPAPAGTGVVTASPLGPLGSAAGRAPAAPPAAATPPGASTDAPSTSGSASGSASGSASGVGAGAAAAPLAHAAVRVFIEGCVRHEGALTAVVDWALTQGFEPLDASDEGARTLLDGGYGAVLAARATAEPVLLAVSADGRCTVWAERAPGPLVHQALLLATSQLAERGRLQLVVDRTVERAGAWRRHVQWRYRRAGGAQDWALGAVTTLGEAPSAQALQLARLPAAPGFDPDGQPR
- a CDS encoding cytochrome d ubiquinol oxidase subunit II, with product MTTLETVLPVIFMGLMGLAMLAYVVLDGYDLGVGMLMLRASDAEKDTMVASIGPFWDANETWLVLGVGILLIAFPKAHGVVLTALYLPTAVMLVGLILRGVAFDFRVKARAQHKPLWNHAFFAGSTLASLAQGWMLGRYVTGFAEGVLPTAFAAVIALALPAAYVLLGATWLILKTEGELQRRAIDWAKAAWVPVVLGMGMISLATPWASETVRERWFSMPAFIALLPIPLTTALALGAVRALLNSSRIRGKLCWVPFVLVIAVFVLGFFGLAYSLYPYVVMDRMTLWEAASATNSLVVILIGAAITVPAIIGYTIFAYRVFWGKATPLSYG
- the alaS gene encoding alanine--tRNA ligase; translated protein: MKAAEIRQTFLKFFESKGHTIVPSSPVVPGDDPTLLFTNAGMNQFKDVFLGFDKRPYTRATTAQKCIRAGGKHNDLENVGYTARHHTFFEMLGNFSFGDYFKRDALKYAWELLTEHFKLPKDKLWATVYAEDDEAYDIWVKEIGLPAERVVRIGDNKGARYASDNFWMMGDTGPCGPCSEIFYDHGPEVAGGPPGSPDADGDRYIEIWNNVFMQFNRTEDGQMHPLPKPSVDTGMGLERIAAVLQGVHSNYEIDLFVNLLAAAKQAVDVAGAKDCDPASPSLKVIADHIRACSFTVADGVIPGNEGRGYVLRRICRRAIRHGYKLGARAPFFHRLVPALVKEMGEAYPELRQQQERITDVLKQEEERFFQTIANGMEILESALATLAQAGKSELDGETAFKLHDTYGFPLDLTADVCRERGVTVDAAGFDAAMARQREQARAAGKFKMAQGLEYAGVPTTFHGYDKLVHEQCQVVAVYVDGTAVPSARAGDDAVIVLDHTPFYAESGGQVGDTGELRNNTSRFLVEDTQKIQADVYGHHGRVVEGEIKVGDTVSARVDGEKRARTVRNHSATHLMHKALREVLGPHVQQKGSLVTPERTRFDFSHHAPLTAEEIRRIEALVNAEILANADTQARVMPIEEAQKLGAMMLFGEKYGDQVRVLDIGTSRELCGGTHVRRTGDIGLFKIVSEGGVAAGIRRIEAVTGDNALAYLQSLESTVQQTASTLKATPAELQKRVSQVLEQVRSLEKEVATLKARLAAAQGDELLAQAVDVKGLKVLAATLDGADAKALRETMDKLKDKLKSAAIVLAAVDGGKVQLAAGVTPDATAKVKAGELVNFVAQQVGGKGGGKPDMAMAGGTEPAKLGPALASVQGWVAERL
- a CDS encoding cytochrome ubiquinol oxidase subunit I translates to MDALLLARIQFAANITFHILFPTISIALGWVLLFFRWRWLRTRSHAWLSAYRFWTKVFALTFALGVVSGITMSFQFGTNWPGFMERAGNVAGPLLGYEVLTAFFLEATFLGVMLFGHGKVSERVHLIATFLVAFGTTMSAFWILSLNSWMQTPAGVEIVDGEFHVRSWFEVVFNPSFPYRLAHMLIASGLTVAFLLAGLAAWQLLRGAAHQATPVVLRTGLTLAAALIPLQILVGDLHGLNTLEHQPQKIAALEGIWETERGAPLLLFAVPNEAERRNEYAVGIPRAGSLILTHEWDGEIKGLSEFEGRHPPVAPIFFAFRLMVGVGLLMLAVSWVGWWMARRRRWEAGALPRPLLWTLAGMTFSGWVATVAGWYVTEIGRQPYIVFGLLRTAEVASDVPSPMIAATLTAYLLLYAVLTLAYVAVLKYLAEKPEEVVAQERADEARTPVGALTPPLPASQGERA